CTGCTCGCGTTCATGTTCCTCGTGAACCTGTTCGGCGCGGTGTTCCTGCTGCCCGCGCTCGCCGCGTGGCTCGGCGTCGAGCGTGCCGAGCGCCGAGTGGTGCAGAAGCAGCAGCCGTCGCCGGCGGCCCCGGCGTCGCTGAAGCCGTCGCCCGCGCTCGAACCCGGCAACCCGATGCGCTGACCGGCGCCCCCCATTTCCCCCACGCGCGGCCGGCCGCCGCGCGCTCTCCACAAGAGGAGTCAACCCACATGTCCGCACGCCCCTACAAGATCGAAGCCCAGCCGCTCGCCCAGCGCTATGCGCGCGGCTGGCACTGCCTCGGGCTCGCCCGCGACTTCAAGGACGGCAAGCCGCACACGCTGAACGCCTTCGGCCGCAAGCTTGCCGCATTCGCCGATTCGACCGGCAAGGTCAACGTCGTCGACGCGTATTGCCCGCACATGGGCGCCGACCTGAGCCTCGGCACGGTGCAGGGCGACAACCTCGTGTGCCCGTTCCACGGCTGGGCGTGGAGCGGCGAAGGGCAGTGCGCATCGATCCCGTACTGCAAGCGGATCCCGCCGAAGGCGCGCATCGGCGCCTGGCCGACCTGCGAGGAAAACAACCTGCTGTTCGTGTGGAACGACCCGGAAGGCAACGCGCCGCCGGAGGACGTCGCGATTCCGCGCCTCGACGTGTGCTTCTCCGACGAATGGTCGGACTGGGTCGTCGACAAGATGGTGATCCAGGCGAACTGCCGCGAACTGGTCGACAACATCTCGGATGTCGCGCACTTCGCGACCGTGCACCGCGCGCCGATCGACTATTTCGCGAACCTGTTCGAGGACCACAAGGCGACGCAGCTGATGGTCGGCCGCAGCGAGAAACTCGGCGGTGACGCCCTGACCGCGCTGTCGACGTATTTCGGGCCGGCCGTGCACATCACGCAGATGACGGGGCAAAGCGGCGGGCAGCCGATCCATTCGGTGCTGCTGAACTGCCACGTGCCGATCGACATGAACAGCTTCGAGCTGCGTTACGGCGTGATCGTGAAGAAGGTGGCCGGGCTGACCGACGCGCAGAACATGGAGATCGCGAACGCGTACGTGAAGGAAGCGCAGCGCGCGTTCTACGAGGACGTCGACATCTGGCACAGCAAGACGCGGATCGACAACCCGCTGCTGTGCGAAGGCGACGGGCCGCTGTACCAGATGCGCGACTGGTATTCGCAGTTCTACCTGGACGTGGCGGACGTGCGGCCGA
This window of the Burkholderia lata genome carries:
- a CDS encoding Rieske 2Fe-2S domain-containing protein, which encodes MSARPYKIEAQPLAQRYARGWHCLGLARDFKDGKPHTLNAFGRKLAAFADSTGKVNVVDAYCPHMGADLSLGTVQGDNLVCPFHGWAWSGEGQCASIPYCKRIPPKARIGAWPTCEENNLLFVWNDPEGNAPPEDVAIPRLDVCFSDEWSDWVVDKMVIQANCRELVDNISDVAHFATVHRAPIDYFANLFEDHKATQLMVGRSEKLGGDALTALSTYFGPAVHITQMTGQSGGQPIHSVLLNCHVPIDMNSFELRYGVIVKKVAGLTDAQNMEIANAYVKEAQRAFYEDVDIWHSKTRIDNPLLCEGDGPLYQMRDWYSQFYLDVADVRPTSVARKAFEMRIREGEAPPALHHVFEPQ